The following coding sequences are from one Rutidosis leptorrhynchoides isolate AG116_Rl617_1_P2 chromosome 11, CSIRO_AGI_Rlap_v1, whole genome shotgun sequence window:
- the LOC139876786 gene encoding uncharacterized protein, translating to MATTEATKFKNSDLIPIPQPPDYHPEVTVSPSHDGLHFWQFMISGSIAGMVEHMAMFPIDTIKTRMQVLGSCPIKSVGLRQALQSILKTDGPAGLYRGIGAMGLGAGPAHAVYFSVYEMCKETFTRGNPNSPIAHAAAGVFATVASDAVFTPMDMVKQRLQLGSGSPYKGVFDCVKVVLKEEGFGAFYASYRTTILMNAPYTAVHFATYEAAKRGLIGVVPDSADDERLVVHATAGAAAGALAAAVTTPLDVVKTQLQCQGVCGCDRYVNGSIRDVLKTIVRKDGYRGLFRGWMPRMLFHAPAAAICWSTYEAGKSFFQDLNNNNRRSSRMT from the exons ATGGCAACAACAGAGGCCACAAAGTTCAAAAATTCCGACCTAATTCCAATCCCACAACCACCAGATTACCACCCTGAAGTCACCGTCTCGCCGTCACACGACGGCCTACACTTCTGGCAGTTCATGATCTCCGGTTCAATCGCCGGCATGGTTGAACACATGGCCATGTTCCCAATTGATACAATTAAAACCCGTATGCAAGTATTAGGATCCTGCCCGATTAAATCCGTGGGGCTCCGACAAGCTTTACAGTCCATATTAAAAACCGACGGACCTGCCGGACTTTACCGAGGCATCGGCGCCATGGGGCTCGGTGCCGGTCCAGCACAcgccgtttacttttccgtttatgaGATGTGTAAAGAGACGTTTACACGTGGCAACCCTAATAGTCCGATTGCACACGCTGCTGCCGGAGTGTTTGCAACGGTGGCGAGTGATGCGGTGTTTACGCCGATGGATATGGTGAAACAGAGGTTGCAATTGGGTAGTGGGAGTCCTTATAAAGGTGTGTTTGATTGTGTTAAGGTTGTGTTGAAAGAAGAAGGTTTTGGGGCTTTTTACGCATCGTATAGGACTACGATATTGATGAATGCGCCGTATACTGCGGTGCATTTTGCGACTTATGAAGCGGCGAAAAGAGGGTTGATTGGCGTGGTGCCGGATAGTGCAGATGATGAACGGTTGGTGGTTCATGCTACTGCTGGTGCAGCAGCCGGTGCATTGGCGGCGGCTGTTACTACTCCTCTTGATGTTGTCAAAACTCAGTTGCAGTGTCAG GGTGTGTGCGGATGCGATAGATACGTCAACGGTTCAATTAGAGACGTGTTAAAAACAATTGTGCGAAAAGACGGATACAGGGGACTTTTCAGGGGATGGATGCCAAGAATGCTTTTTCATGCTCCGGCTGCCGCCATTTGCTGGTCAACATACGAAGCTGGAAAGTCGTTTTTTCAAGACTTAAATAACAATAATAGAAGAAGTAGCAGGATGACCTAA